In a single window of the Planctomycetia bacterium genome:
- a CDS encoding cytochrome c, with protein sequence MMSSKHMKIVAGIGFCAIFALSLLPSAEAQPGQTRKSPKKSNVFKPAQELEQMMAGQKYLFGGIKAGILDETWDDAVIKAWILSEMANANQFQNAHADYKKLAGQMSEQCADLAKTLKKHDAKESMEKFSAIGKTCGSCHDQFGKKH encoded by the coding sequence ATGATGAGTTCGAAACACATGAAGATAGTTGCCGGTATTGGTTTCTGCGCGATCTTCGCGCTGAGCCTGCTACCCAGCGCGGAGGCCCAACCGGGGCAAACCCGCAAATCGCCCAAGAAGTCGAATGTGTTCAAGCCTGCTCAAGAGCTTGAGCAGATGATGGCAGGACAAAAGTACCTCTTCGGCGGGATCAAGGCCGGCATTCTGGACGAGACCTGGGATGACGCCGTGATCAAGGCATGGATCCTCTCCGAGATGGCGAATGCCAATCAATTCCAGAACGCTCACGCCGACTACAAGAAGCTCGCGGGGCAGATGTCGGAGCAGTGCGCCGACCTGGCCAAGACGCTCAAAAAGCACGACGCGAAGGAGTCGATGGAGAAGTTCAGCGCCATCGGGAAGACGTGCGGCTCGTGTCACGATCAATTCGGCAAGAAGCATTAG
- a CDS encoding dipeptide epimerase, with the protein MARPFRTSKAVRTDKETIWVIVHDDGVQGSGEVVPMDTYGQTLESAELTLSKIAARAFRDAEELGSAIEGLTGEFGDQLATVAGLDAAFLDWQGKKRGEPTWQGIGVTDPSLPLTSFSLGLESDQDLLAAHVREAASFPILKIKLGTKQDERILEVIRREAPTAIIRVDANMAWSVDEALRKLPMLAMYDVEFVEQPLAADDLEGLRKLKRAGVLPIVADESCVRPNDIDRMVGHVDGINIKLSKCGGIRQGLEMIRRARDAGLRIMLGCMVESSLGIAAALQLAPLVDWIDLDGHLLLAEDPFSGIGGAGGVLRLSPEPGLGVFPRQFRNSVAAVNS; encoded by the coding sequence ATGGCCAGACCCTTCCGGACATCGAAGGCAGTCCGTACGGACAAGGAGACAATCTGGGTAATAGTCCACGATGACGGCGTGCAGGGATCGGGGGAGGTGGTTCCCATGGATACCTACGGTCAAACCCTGGAATCCGCAGAGCTTACGCTCTCAAAGATCGCCGCCAGAGCGTTTAGGGATGCGGAGGAGCTCGGTTCGGCCATTGAGGGGCTTACCGGCGAATTTGGTGACCAACTTGCGACTGTGGCCGGTCTGGATGCCGCTTTTCTCGATTGGCAGGGTAAAAAGAGGGGCGAGCCGACCTGGCAGGGCATTGGGGTGACGGACCCTTCCCTGCCATTGACCTCATTTTCGCTGGGGCTTGAGTCGGACCAGGACTTGCTCGCTGCGCACGTTCGGGAGGCTGCGTCGTTTCCCATTCTCAAGATCAAATTAGGGACAAAGCAGGATGAGCGCATCCTCGAAGTCATTCGGCGCGAGGCGCCGACGGCGATTATCCGGGTCGATGCGAACATGGCCTGGAGCGTCGACGAGGCGCTGAGAAAGCTGCCCATGCTGGCGATGTATGACGTTGAATTCGTCGAGCAGCCGCTGGCGGCTGATGATCTCGAAGGGCTGAGAAAACTCAAGCGGGCCGGCGTTTTACCGATCGTCGCGGATGAAAGCTGCGTGCGTCCGAATGACATTGATCGCATGGTGGGTCACGTCGATGGCATCAACATCAAGCTGAGCAAGTGCGGTGGGATTCGACAGGGGTTGGAGATGATTCGTCGAGCGCGAGACGCGGGTCTGCGAATCATGCTGGGCTGCATGGTGGAGAGTTCGCTGGGGATCGCCGCCGCCCTGCAGCTCGCACCGCTGGTGGATTGGATCGACTTGGACGGCCACTTACTGCTCGCCGAGGACCCGTTTTCGGGGATTGGCGGCGCAGGCGGTGTCCTGCGTCTCTCCCCGGAGCCGGGGCTGGGTGTTTTTCCCAGACAATTCCGCAATTCTGTGGCCGCCGTAAACTCGTAA
- the dnaB gene encoding replicative DNA helicase, translating to MSPTTPTQPSQPRPTPAARTTDPIAGGRIPPQDLEAEASLLGSMLLDKDAIGLVLQIIPRDESGRLYRPDHRLLYEVLIDLYDLNRPIDLIVLEDELRRRGLLEEIGGRDYLIDLCRSVPSAANAEYYARIVRDKGLLRDLVSCTSDILHSAYDSHDDAGTVLDDAEKKLFAVTEQRVSNQAVAIRDFLDETMRQIDVFEEGMLTGVPSGFTELDSMLGGMQNGDFLVVAARPSMGKTALGLSILEYVGIVENIPCAFFSLEMSKLQVAQRMMCSHAQVDLHKLRHGRLTDSEKTKLKLVCGNMRNYKIFVDDTAGMSVMELRAKARRLKMLHDIRIVFVDYLQLMYDRASRENRQQEISAISRGLKALARELNIPVVALAQLNRQVEGREGNRPRMSDLRESGAIEQDADVVILLHREEYYLNKKKTGTSEGMDLANKLKGKAELIVAKQRNGPTGDVELHFNPQFTRFDNAAPAYIHDTDYEPGRYGGGTDMSGGAADDAPF from the coding sequence ATGTCGCCGACAACGCCGACGCAGCCGTCGCAACCCAGACCGACCCCGGCAGCGCGGACGACTGACCCGATCGCCGGGGGTCGCATTCCTCCGCAGGACCTCGAAGCCGAGGCGAGCCTTCTGGGCTCGATGCTGCTGGACAAGGATGCGATCGGCCTCGTGCTGCAAATCATTCCCCGCGATGAGTCCGGTCGATTGTATCGACCGGACCATCGCCTTTTGTATGAAGTCCTGATCGACCTGTACGACCTCAACCGCCCGATCGACCTGATCGTGCTGGAGGACGAACTGCGCCGTCGCGGGCTCCTGGAGGAGATCGGCGGGCGCGATTATCTCATTGACCTTTGCCGGTCCGTCCCCTCTGCCGCCAACGCCGAATACTACGCCCGAATCGTGCGGGACAAGGGCCTGCTGCGCGACCTCGTTTCGTGCACGAGCGACATACTTCATTCGGCGTATGACTCGCACGACGACGCGGGCACCGTCCTGGACGACGCGGAGAAGAAGCTCTTCGCGGTGACGGAGCAGCGCGTCAGCAACCAGGCAGTCGCCATCCGCGACTTTCTGGATGAGACGATGCGGCAGATCGACGTGTTTGAAGAAGGCATGTTGACCGGGGTGCCCAGCGGCTTTACCGAGCTGGACTCGATGCTCGGCGGCATGCAGAACGGCGACTTCCTCGTTGTTGCGGCGCGGCCGAGCATGGGCAAGACGGCGCTGGGGCTCTCGATTCTGGAATACGTCGGTATCGTCGAGAACATTCCGTGCGCGTTCTTCTCGCTGGAAATGAGCAAGCTGCAGGTGGCCCAGCGCATGATGTGCTCGCACGCCCAGGTCGATCTGCACAAGCTGCGTCACGGGCGGCTGACCGACTCCGAAAAGACGAAGCTGAAGCTGGTCTGCGGCAACATGCGCAATTACAAGATCTTCGTGGACGATACGGCGGGGATGAGCGTCATGGAGCTGCGGGCCAAGGCGCGGCGGCTCAAGATGCTGCACGATATTCGCATCGTCTTTGTCGATTACCTTCAGCTGATGTATGACCGGGCATCAAGGGAGAACCGTCAGCAGGAAATCTCCGCCATCAGCCGCGGACTTAAGGCACTGGCCCGCGAGTTGAACATTCCGGTGGTCGCGCTTGCCCAGCTCAATCGGCAGGTCGAAGGCCGGGAAGGCAATCGCCCGCGCATGAGCGATCTGCGCGAGAGCGGGGCCATCGAGCAGGACGCCGACGTGGTCATCCTGCTGCACCGCGAAGAGTATTACCTGAACAAGAAGAAGACGGGCACGTCCGAGGGGATGGACCTGGCGAACAAGCTCAAGGGCAAGGCGGAGTTGATCGTCGCCAAGCAGCGAAACGGACCGACCGGGGATGTGGAGCTGCACTTCAATCCTCAGTTCACCCGATTCGACAATGCCGCCCCGGCGTATATCCACGACACGGATTACGAGCCAGGCCGCTACGGCGGGGGCACAGATATGTCGGGCGGCGCGGCGGATGATGCGCCGTTCTGA
- a CDS encoding VWA domain-containing protein, protein MPLRVQCRFCGRILVLNDAFAGGRCRCQHCRTVTAVPSSHQSSPTSATSRPSRPPLIGEAPSHASPVQAASPRVTAARRPVSPGLRRHVTFGRASAALGIAAILVGLPAWYFALSGSRQPTVHQTVTRVDTVALPEANAGLSGAPLALASADPLNTYFGLPLSGSIIGYVVDGDSAMTPYIHEIASLTDAVNASFVPGSKRYGIAQTYGEGGEAVVEVAEPVGDLEGSRLTISPRTSAGRTNLSDALGVTSGWYADQVFLVMAKTVDAEELQKLAATAEQSGAIVNVIALGEAARQPELAEIAAASRGKFVPVSDTALRDLLARQRAAQEDRNRVAAAQ, encoded by the coding sequence ATGCCTTTGAGAGTACAGTGTAGGTTCTGCGGACGAATTCTCGTCCTCAACGATGCCTTCGCCGGCGGTCGCTGCCGGTGTCAGCATTGTCGCACTGTCACCGCGGTTCCATCCTCGCACCAATCTTCGCCGACCTCCGCTACATCACGACCTTCTCGCCCGCCGCTGATCGGCGAGGCGCCTTCACATGCGAGCCCGGTCCAGGCGGCTTCGCCTCGCGTTACGGCAGCTCGCCGTCCGGTAAGTCCCGGTCTAAGGCGCCACGTTACCTTCGGACGCGCTTCGGCGGCATTGGGCATCGCCGCGATTCTGGTCGGTCTCCCCGCTTGGTACTTCGCCTTAAGTGGTTCGCGTCAGCCGACCGTCCATCAGACGGTGACGCGCGTCGATACCGTTGCCCTTCCCGAGGCAAACGCAGGGTTGTCCGGTGCGCCGTTGGCGCTCGCCTCCGCCGACCCGCTCAACACCTACTTCGGCCTTCCGCTCAGCGGCAGCATCATCGGCTACGTCGTTGACGGTGACTCGGCCATGACACCCTACATCCACGAAATCGCTTCACTGACCGATGCGGTGAACGCCTCCTTCGTTCCCGGCTCAAAGCGCTACGGAATCGCCCAGACATACGGTGAAGGCGGCGAAGCCGTGGTGGAGGTAGCCGAGCCGGTCGGTGATCTGGAAGGCAGCCGCCTGACGATCTCACCACGGACCTCTGCCGGCCGAACTAATCTCAGCGACGCATTGGGCGTGACCTCCGGCTGGTACGCCGATCAGGTCTTCCTGGTCATGGCCAAGACCGTTGACGCCGAAGAGCTTCAGAAGCTCGCCGCCACCGCCGAGCAGAGCGGCGCGATCGTCAATGTCATCGCCCTCGGTGAGGCCGCCAGGCAGCCCGAGCTCGCCGAAATCGCTGCGGCCTCACGTGGCAAGTTCGTCCCGGTCAGCGACACCGCCCTTCGTGACCTCCTCGCCCGCCAGCGTGCAGCCCAGGAAGATCGCAATCGCGTAGCCGCCGCCCAGTAA
- a CDS encoding 30S ribosomal protein S18: MPPYKSFKKKDDKKQKRSKVREPSKCRFCREKVTELDYKDLGTLLKLVSGQGKLFSRKRSGNCAAHQRSMKRAVKQARFIGLMPFSG; this comes from the coding sequence ATGCCTCCCTACAAGTCGTTCAAGAAAAAGGATGACAAGAAGCAGAAGCGCTCGAAGGTGCGCGAGCCCTCGAAGTGTCGCTTCTGCCGCGAGAAAGTCACGGAACTGGACTACAAGGACCTCGGCACGCTGTTGAAGCTGGTCTCGGGCCAGGGCAAGCTCTTCTCCCGCAAGAGAAGCGGCAATTGCGCGGCACACCAGCGATCCATGAAGCGCGCCGTCAAGCAGGCCCGATTCATCGGCCTCATGCCGTTTTCCGGATAG
- the rplI gene encoding 50S ribosomal protein L9, whose product MKLLLRKDIAKLGLCGDIVEVTSGYARNYLLPHHLALEPTKANLKAIEEDKKIAAAERARIHEVLLKTCERLTGQEVTISAACTPDGHLYGSVGPREISHALVQEGHSVHADQIKMSHNIKEVGSQEVPVVLADDIRATIKVWVVAEKIAGDLDDEGETEVTHVADNADAAVATQTDPGSADD is encoded by the coding sequence ATGAAACTGCTCTTACGAAAAGACATTGCCAAACTGGGCCTCTGCGGCGACATCGTCGAGGTGACGTCGGGGTACGCTCGGAATTACCTTTTACCGCATCACCTGGCGCTGGAACCGACGAAGGCGAACCTGAAGGCGATCGAGGAAGACAAGAAGATCGCCGCCGCCGAGCGGGCTCGGATCCACGAGGTGCTGCTCAAGACGTGCGAGCGCCTGACGGGTCAGGAAGTGACGATCAGCGCCGCCTGCACGCCTGACGGGCACCTGTATGGCTCGGTCGGCCCGCGGGAGATTTCCCACGCCCTGGTCCAGGAGGGCCACTCGGTTCACGCCGACCAGATCAAGATGTCGCACAACATCAAGGAAGTCGGCTCACAGGAAGTGCCGGTTGTGCTGGCGGATGATATCCGCGCGACGATCAAGGTATGGGTCGTGGCGGAGAAGATTGCCGGCGATCTTGACGATGAGGGTGAAACGGAGGTCACACATGTCGCCGACAACGCCGACGCAGCCGTCGCAACCCAGACCGACCCCGGCAGCGCGGACGACTGA
- the sppA gene encoding signal peptide peptidase SppA → MATVSRSISVLTVTLAMWLSACAPTGGFKITPVPADQSLQEQVVRRDPGWISDRIAMIDISGILMNSHEPGFFSEGEHPVALLVENLAAAAHDSRVKAVVLRINSPGGTVTASDTLFQEIKAFKAKTGKPVVAYFQDVAASGGYYLACAADEIMAQRTTVTGSIGVIMQMVNLTNTMAKLGIESDAIKSGPYKDTGSPFRQMRAEEREIFQGLVDGFYQQFVGVVCEGRPKLTRDEVLKLADGRVYSAEQALSAGLIDRIGTLTDAIDAAKARAGLKRAITVRYLRPMEWAPNIYAQSPAPPAAGTNINFLHLNLPFFWTNRPTFMYIWRSEG, encoded by the coding sequence ATGGCGACAGTAAGCAGGTCGATTTCCGTCTTAACCGTCACCCTCGCGATGTGGCTCTCCGCGTGCGCTCCCACCGGCGGATTCAAGATCACACCGGTTCCCGCGGACCAATCGCTTCAGGAGCAGGTCGTACGGCGAGATCCCGGATGGATCAGCGATCGCATCGCCATGATCGACATTTCCGGCATTCTCATGAATTCCCACGAGCCGGGGTTCTTCTCCGAAGGTGAGCATCCTGTCGCGCTCCTCGTCGAGAATCTCGCCGCCGCCGCCCACGACAGCAGGGTCAAGGCCGTCGTCCTCAGGATCAATTCCCCCGGCGGCACCGTCACCGCCAGCGACACCCTCTTCCAGGAGATCAAGGCGTTTAAGGCCAAGACCGGCAAACCGGTAGTCGCCTATTTTCAGGATGTCGCCGCCAGCGGGGGGTATTACCTCGCCTGCGCAGCCGACGAGATCATGGCCCAGCGAACCACCGTGACCGGCTCGATCGGCGTCATCATGCAAATGGTCAACCTCACCAATACGATGGCCAAGTTGGGGATCGAATCGGATGCCATCAAGTCCGGGCCCTACAAGGACACAGGCAGCCCATTCCGACAAATGCGGGCAGAGGAGCGGGAAATTTTTCAGGGTCTCGTGGACGGGTTCTACCAGCAGTTTGTCGGGGTCGTCTGCGAAGGCCGGCCGAAACTCACCCGGGATGAGGTCCTAAAGCTGGCTGACGGAAGAGTTTACAGCGCTGAGCAGGCCCTTTCGGCCGGTCTGATCGACCGAATCGGCACTCTCACGGACGCCATCGATGCCGCGAAGGCCCGTGCCGGCCTGAAAAGGGCGATTACGGTTCGCTATCTCCGGCCAATGGAGTGGGCGCCGAACATATACGCACAGTCCCCGGCCCCTCCCGCGGCAGGCACAAATATCAATTTTTTGCACCTAAACCTGCCTTTTTTCTGGACAAATAGGCCGACATTCATGTATATTTGGCGTTCAGAAGGGTGA
- a CDS encoding NAD-dependent epimerase/dehydratase family protein — MNALVTGGTGFVGSHLIEHLRAAGDNVRAIVRPGSNRAFVESLGAEAVDGDLDNQTSLEAACKGIDVVFHSAARVEIVGTWDEFQRTTVEGTRRLVNAANAAGVRRFVFVSSCGVYHPDLLASGEVINEFTPSPPPPKWFSYAIAKLKAEEVVRTELTPGTEWVIVRLGYLYGPRNRTMKTYLEPVMREGIMTLIGTGENEMAMVYVEDAVRALVLAGSCPGAAGTTLIAGNTERVTQRQYFDALADGFGIPRVTRKVNYSVAFVAGWVGEYLFKDGIRAAAVRRSAIALTGLPQRINSDYTQKLLGWKPTTKFDDGMRAAFQWYHREYAAKVVPGK; from the coding sequence ATGAATGCACTCGTCACCGGCGGAACTGGCTTCGTCGGCAGCCACCTCATCGAACACCTTCGCGCCGCAGGCGATAACGTCCGGGCGATCGTCCGCCCCGGCAGCAATCGCGCGTTCGTCGAATCGCTCGGCGCCGAGGCCGTTGATGGCGACCTTGATAACCAAACCTCCCTCGAAGCCGCCTGCAAGGGTATCGATGTCGTCTTTCATTCCGCCGCTCGCGTGGAAATCGTTGGAACCTGGGACGAGTTCCAGCGAACAACCGTGGAAGGCACGCGCCGGCTCGTGAATGCGGCGAATGCAGCCGGCGTCCGCCGTTTCGTTTTCGTCAGCTCATGCGGCGTCTATCACCCGGACCTACTCGCGTCGGGCGAAGTCATCAACGAATTCACCCCGTCCCCACCTCCGCCCAAGTGGTTCTCATACGCCATCGCCAAGCTGAAGGCCGAAGAAGTCGTCAGGACCGAACTCACGCCGGGAACCGAGTGGGTCATCGTCCGGCTCGGCTACCTGTACGGCCCGCGCAATCGAACGATGAAGACCTACCTGGAACCGGTTATGCGCGAGGGGATCATGACCCTCATCGGGACCGGCGAAAACGAAATGGCCATGGTCTACGTCGAAGACGCCGTCCGGGCGCTGGTCCTTGCCGGCAGTTGTCCCGGCGCGGCAGGCACGACGCTGATCGCCGGAAACACCGAGCGCGTCACCCAGCGACAATACTTCGACGCCCTCGCCGACGGCTTCGGCATCCCGCGAGTCACAAGGAAGGTGAACTACTCAGTTGCTTTCGTGGCCGGCTGGGTGGGGGAGTACCTTTTCAAGGATGGCATTAGGGCCGCGGCCGTCCGACGATCCGCTATTGCCCTGACCGGATTGCCGCAGCGCATCAACAGCGACTACACTCAGAAGCTGCTCGGCTGGAAACCGACGACAAAGTTTGATGACGGAATGCGGGCTGCGTTCCAGTGGTATCATCGTGAATACGCGGCGAAAGTTGTTCCCGGCAAGTGA
- a CDS encoding isoprenylcysteine carboxylmethyltransferase family protein codes for MDDGGFRGQMVDPPASTPSAKPEKPFALRAFVYTVGFLIFILGIVPSVFHLLGEMPLRDLSLRDEIRRFWTGFQHLVGIGIFAGGLCAYVVCSAWLIFHGRGPHVEFDPPKVFVATGPYRWVRNPVVITLFICVLGEAIYFGSIGMFVLLAVGCVFAQYQVTKIEEPRLRERFGDSYTDYCNRVSRWLPRPPGDSGPSVQ; via the coding sequence ATGGATGACGGCGGGTTTCGCGGTCAGATGGTAGACCCTCCAGCCTCGACGCCCTCGGCCAAGCCGGAGAAGCCCTTCGCGCTGCGGGCGTTCGTTTACACCGTCGGCTTTCTCATTTTCATTCTCGGCATCGTCCCCTCGGTGTTTCACCTCCTGGGTGAGATGCCCCTGCGCGATCTCTCATTACGCGATGAAATCCGGCGATTCTGGACTGGCTTTCAGCATCTCGTGGGAATTGGCATCTTCGCCGGAGGTCTCTGTGCCTACGTCGTCTGCTCCGCTTGGCTGATCTTTCACGGACGCGGCCCGCACGTTGAGTTTGATCCGCCCAAGGTCTTCGTCGCCACCGGTCCCTATCGCTGGGTGCGAAATCCCGTCGTGATCACCCTGTTCATCTGCGTCCTCGGCGAGGCGATCTACTTCGGCTCCATCGGCATGTTCGTTCTCCTCGCCGTCGGCTGCGTCTTCGCCCAGTATCAGGTCACGAAAATCGAAGAGCCGCGCCTCCGCGAGCGATTCGGTGACTCGTACACCGACTACTGCAATCGCGTCTCCCGTTGGCTACCTCGCCCGCCCGGTGATTCCGGCCCGTCCGTCCAGTGA
- a CDS encoding sugar phosphate isomerase/epimerase, with product MPNQLISRPRLAVCLDDLKLEIREALDMSRRLGFRAVDVSALRGPISPDEMSRSAQRHFKKHLDDLGLRLSSLRGPHGGSGYDDPATGDRRLDAMRRIIALASEMRVPAVSTLLGPVSNTSDSKVAPRIRETLNLLAEDADRLGVTVAIETSGLTTTALRDLLADINCPSLMACCDTGAMLMQGEDPHRVAELLGGRIGLTRTRDAVAGSSGAMGHEVAMGEGQLSPPALLASLAEAGFTGDMVMTRTGGSSVAQDLIRARQAFESPL from the coding sequence ATGCCAAACCAACTTATCAGTCGGCCGCGGTTGGCCGTGTGCCTCGACGATCTCAAGCTGGAAATCCGCGAGGCCCTCGACATGTCCCGTCGCCTCGGCTTTCGCGCCGTCGACGTCAGCGCCCTCCGCGGCCCCATCTCGCCGGACGAAATGTCCCGCTCCGCCCAGCGCCATTTCAAAAAGCACCTGGACGATCTCGGCCTCCGGTTGTCGAGCCTGCGTGGCCCTCACGGCGGCAGCGGCTACGACGATCCCGCAACCGGCGATCGTCGCCTCGACGCCATGCGTCGCATCATTGCATTGGCTTCGGAGATGCGCGTCCCCGCGGTTTCCACGCTGCTGGGTCCCGTTTCAAACACCTCTGATAGCAAGGTCGCCCCGCGCATTCGAGAGACGCTCAATCTCCTCGCCGAAGACGCCGACCGTCTCGGCGTCACCGTGGCCATCGAGACATCCGGGCTCACCACCACCGCGCTCCGCGATCTCCTGGCTGACATCAACTGCCCATCTCTCATGGCCTGCTGCGACACCGGCGCCATGCTCATGCAGGGAGAAGACCCGCATCGCGTCGCCGAACTGCTCGGTGGAAGGATCGGCCTGACCCGAACGCGCGACGCCGTCGCGGGCTCATCCGGGGCCATGGGCCATGAAGTGGCGATGGGGGAGGGGCAGCTCAGCCCGCCGGCGCTGCTCGCCTCGCTCGCGGAGGCCGGCTTCACCGGTGACATGGTGATGACACGAACCGGCGGCTCATCAGTCGCCCAGGACCTCATCCGTGCACGGCAGGCCTTTGAATCCCCATTGTAA
- the ssb gene encoding single-stranded DNA-binding protein, whose protein sequence is MANFNKVILAGNLTRDPQLSFLPSNTPVVEFGMAINRRWKSQTGEQREDVTYVDIRAFGRQAETLNQYMNKGKPILVEGQLRFDQWEGKDGQKRSKLYVVVDTFQFLGAPSGDSSRGGRTGGRAPEPARAGGGSSSGGGGGSGGGYDEMPPIDESTGGGDNIPF, encoded by the coding sequence ATGGCGAACTTTAACAAGGTCATCCTGGCCGGGAATCTGACCCGCGATCCGCAGCTCTCGTTTCTGCCGAGCAATACGCCGGTCGTCGAGTTCGGCATGGCGATCAACCGTCGCTGGAAGTCGCAGACGGGGGAACAGCGCGAGGACGTGACGTACGTGGATATCCGGGCATTCGGTCGTCAGGCCGAAACGCTTAATCAATACATGAACAAGGGCAAGCCCATCCTTGTTGAAGGCCAGCTCCGCTTCGATCAGTGGGAAGGCAAAGACGGCCAGAAGCGCAGCAAGCTCTACGTGGTCGTTGACACCTTCCAGTTTCTCGGTGCGCCATCCGGTGATTCGAGCCGCGGCGGTCGCACGGGCGGCCGGGCTCCAGAGCCTGCGCGTGCGGGCGGCGGCAGCAGCAGCGGTGGTGGTGGTGGTAGTGGTGGTGGATACGACGAAATGCCGCCGATCGACGAATCTACCGGCGGCGGTGACAATATTCCGTTCTGA
- a CDS encoding 3-oxoacyl-ACP synthase III family protein has product MLPVRIAGTGSFLPGPPVPNDRLEAILGPLDKAPAKVRSFIENLGPKMLDRGGVRTRHFAVDPETGNMTFNFSSLAEKAARNALEMAEMEPQQLDLIVISCPSYDQSTPPTSTLLQERLGIQTCAEMEIHSNCTGVGKGVQVAYDALRSGRYRTALVAYSQLSSIYLRSCYFNQPKMDKVHAALRWILADGAGALVLQAGQNGKPGREIVGTFVESVGAGRPAGMTAGGAASDLMNTSHQIPELYADGTHHLWQDFSAVNDNAAPLLLQGLCNFTAQMKIDPSTVDHYVVSIPTLQLYEDHIPAFLDRLGITRDKIKFRSGKIGYCGGSATLLHLDEMIRNNEIKSGELAIVHAVESSKWMTAGFAVRW; this is encoded by the coding sequence TTGCTACCAGTAAGAATCGCAGGCACCGGAAGTTTTCTCCCGGGTCCGCCGGTACCCAATGATCGGCTCGAAGCCATTCTCGGCCCGCTCGACAAAGCGCCGGCGAAGGTCAGGAGCTTCATCGAAAACCTCGGTCCCAAGATGCTCGATCGCGGCGGCGTCCGCACTCGGCATTTCGCCGTGGATCCCGAGACGGGAAACATGACCTTCAACTTCAGCAGCCTCGCAGAGAAGGCCGCGCGAAATGCGCTCGAGATGGCCGAGATGGAGCCGCAACAGCTCGATCTCATCGTCATCTCCTGCCCTTCGTACGATCAGAGCACGCCGCCGACCAGCACACTGCTTCAGGAGCGGCTCGGCATTCAGACGTGCGCTGAAATGGAGATCCACTCAAACTGCACCGGCGTCGGCAAAGGCGTGCAGGTTGCATACGACGCGCTGCGAAGCGGTCGTTACCGCACCGCACTCGTCGCCTACAGCCAGCTCTCCTCGATCTATCTCCGTAGCTGTTACTTCAATCAGCCCAAGATGGACAAGGTGCATGCCGCACTGCGATGGATCCTCGCCGACGGCGCCGGAGCCCTCGTCCTTCAGGCCGGTCAGAACGGCAAGCCCGGTCGCGAGATCGTCGGCACCTTCGTGGAGTCGGTCGGCGCAGGTCGTCCGGCAGGCATGACCGCCGGCGGCGCAGCCTCCGACCTGATGAATACCTCACATCAGATTCCTGAGTTGTACGCCGACGGCACTCACCACCTGTGGCAGGACTTTTCAGCCGTCAATGACAATGCAGCCCCGCTCCTCTTGCAGGGCCTCTGTAACTTCACGGCCCAGATGAAGATCGATCCCAGCACCGTCGATCACTACGTCGTATCGATTCCGACCCTCCAGCTTTACGAGGATCACATTCCCGCATTCCTTGATCGACTCGGCATCACGCGCGACAAGATCAAGTTCCGCAGCGGGAAGATCGGCTACTGCGGCGGCTCCGCGACCCTGCTCCACCTCGACGAGATGATCCGCAACAACGAGATCAAGTCCGGCGAGTTGGCCATCGTCCATGCGGTCGAGTCGAGCAAATGGATGACGGCGGGTTTCGCGGTCAGATGGTAG